The nucleotide sequence AACGGTATTACTGTGGGAACTACAACAGTGAGTGCAAAAGCCGGAAAAGGTATTCTAGTCAACAGCACCGGAATTGAAGCCAGTATAGACGGGGAGAGCATTGTGTATGATACTTCCAACGGCAACAGGTTGATGGTGTCCGTAGTCGACGGAGGCACATTCTGATATGGCAAGGAAAATATTGATACAAATACGCCGGGGATTGGAGGCAGATATAGGGTCGCTTACCGCGGGAGAATTAGGGTATTGCACTGATACCAACAAATTATATATAGGTACAGCTTCCGGCAATATGCTTCTTGTAGCAGCTCAAACTGCAGGAGATATGCTAAAAAGCATATATGATACCGACAATGACGGTAAGGTGGATACTGCAGAAGCTGCCGACAGTGTACCCTGGGCCGGTGTAAGCGGAAAGAAAGTTTTTCCTGAATCCAGCACAGAAGAAGCCCCACTTAGCATCCCTCATGGAGCTGCGCCTGCATCTCCTGTCAATGGTGACATGTGGACTACAACCTCAGGGTTATACCTTCGGCTGAATGGGACTACAAGGACCATGGCCCATACAGCTACATGGAGCACAGTATCTCAGGCCGAGGCAGAAGCCGGGACAGCCACGTCACAAAGGTTATGGACGGCACAAAGAGTGGCCCAGGCCGTAGCAGCCCAGGCCATGCCTAAAGGACCTATAACATGGAATGAGCTTAAGGGGGTGTAAGGAATGTACGGACAATACCAATACGGTGTATTACAGTTTGGAGCATCTGTTGCTGAGGGAGCTATAGAGCCATATATTCCTGACTTGATGCGGTATCTGTCTCCATACTATACAGGTGTCCGGGAAATGGAAGAAATCCAAGGGTCAATTTCAGAAGAAATGGGACTATTAAAATATGGCATTGATGAAACTTTGAAGCAGTTTTTCGTATCTACGGCAACCTGGGGGCTTGATATATGGGAACGGGAGCTGGGGCTTACTACAGATCACAGCAAACCTTATGAACGCCGGAGAGAAATCATAACTGCAAAGCTGAGGGGAGCAGGTACAACTACCAAAGATATGATAAAAAGCGTGGCTTCTGCCTTTAGCGGCGGAGAGGTTGATGTAATTGAATATCCCGGAGAGTACAGGTTTGAGGTGCAATTTATAGGAGTGATGGGCATACCTCCTAATATGGCTGGGCTAATGCAGGCCATAGACGAAATCAAACCGGCCCATCTTACATGCAGCTTTAAATATACCTATACCTGGTGGGACACATTAAAAAGCTTAACATGGCAGCAGGCAGGGACCAGGACATGGAACCAATTAAGGATATATGAAGGAGAGTGATATATATGCAGACAACAGGAAATTTAGGTTTAAAAAAG is from Oxobacter pfennigii and encodes:
- a CDS encoding YmfQ family protein is translated as MYGQYQYGVLQFGASVAEGAIEPYIPDLMRYLSPYYTGVREMEEIQGSISEEMGLLKYGIDETLKQFFVSTATWGLDIWERELGLTTDHSKPYERRREIITAKLRGAGTTTKDMIKSVASAFSGGEVDVIEYPGEYRFEVQFIGVMGIPPNMAGLMQAIDEIKPAHLTCSFKYTYTWWDTLKSLTWQQAGTRTWNQLRIYEGE